The genomic region GGGGCGTGCTTCCTACGAGCCGAACTCCATCGACAGTGGCTGGCCGAAGGAAACCCTGCCCGCAGCGCAGGACGGCGGCTTCGAGAGTTACCCGGAGCGCATCGACACCGCCAAGATCCGCCAGCGCAGCGAGTCATTCAGCGACCACTTCTCCCAGGCTCGCCTGTTTTTTCACAGCATGAGCAAGCACGAGCAGGAACACATCATTGCCGCCTACAGCTTTGAGCTGGGCAAGGTCGAACGCGAGTTTATTCGTGTGCGTCAGGTCAATGAGATCCTGGCCAATATCGATCTGGAACTGGCCAAACGCGTGGCGCAGAACCTGGGCTTGCCGGTGCCGAAGACTGGAACGGTCAAGGTGCGTAACACTTCACTGGATCACTCCCCTGCCCTGAGCCAGGCCAACTTGTTGCCCGAAGACATCAAAACCCGAAAAGTCGCGATCCTGGCGGCCAACGGTGTCGATGGTGCGGCGATTGATGCCATGAAAAAAGCGCTGAAGGCAGAAGGTGCTCACGCCAAATTGCTCGGCCCGACCTCGGCCCCCGTGACGACCGCCAATGGCAAAGCACTACCGGTCGATGCTTCGATGGAAGGTTTACCGTCCGTGGCCTTCGACGCGGTGTTCGTGCCGGGTGGCGCGGCGTCGATCAAGGCATTGATCAGCGATGGTGTGGCGCTGCATTACCTGTTGGAGGCATACAAGCACCTGAAGGCGATCGCCTTGCATGGCGAAGCGAAGCAGTTGCTGGAGGTATTGAAACTGGAAGCGGACGCGGGGTTGATCGTGGGTACGGATACCAAGTTGTTCAAGGCGTTTTTTGCCGCGATCGGTCAGCATCGGATATGGGACAGGGAGCCTAAGGCCAAGGCGATTCCGGCTTAAAGCTGTATTGCTAAAGAGGACGCCATCGCGGGCAAGCCCGCTCCCACAGGTTTTTGGGGTGACCACGGATCTGTGGCCATTCCTCATCCCATGTGGGAGCGGGCTTGCCCGCGATGCTTTTAGGGCTTGCGAGGGCTCAAAACCATCTGCGCCGGAATGTTGCGCAGAATCTGCTTCTGCAGCTTCAGATCAAACCCCGAATCCAGCTTCTTCACCCGTTTGGTCAGCAACGTGGCCAGCCAAGGGTAATCCTGGGTGCGGGGAACCTGAATGCTCACGTCGCACTGATAATTCACCACATCGGTGGCGATGGCATCCAGTTGGCGACGAAGTTTGCTCATGTCGGTGAGGTTCAACGCCACCGTCGTGCTTTCAGCCGTCGGGTCGATCACTTTGGCCTGCGGTTTGGCTTCGGCAGCCTTGAGGGCCGCTTCGGCTTTATCCAGTTCAGCCTTGCGTGCATGAACAATCGCATTGTTAACGCCACCGGTCAGCGCCGGGGCCTTGGGCATCAACACCCTGGCACGGCTGAGCGCAGTGGCCGCGGCATTCACATCACCTTTTTGCAGCACGATCTGGCTGCGCAGCAAATAGGCTTCGGCCAATTGCCGCTGGTATTGCTCAAGGGATTGATCGTTGGGCGACTCGGCCTGCAAGGCCGCCAATTGGTCCTCGGCGGTGGCCAGCTCGCTGCTGGCCAGGCTTTGTTCCAGTTGTGCAATAGCCGTGGCCCGCGCATCGGGGGCCTCGGTGGCCGCCGGTGGCGTGCTTTGGCAAGCACCCAGTAACAGCGAAAATGCGACAAGGAGCAGATAACGGGAGGCGAACGGCTTCATTCCTGCGACTCTCTATTTGCGCAAAAAACGAGCAAGTCTACACCCCTCGACGGGGCAGGACAAAACTCAGCAGAAACAGCGCGGCGGCCGCCACCACAATCGACGGGCCGGCCGGGGTGTCCTTGAACCAGGACAACGCCAGTCCGCCACACACCGCAAGCATGCCCAGCAGGCTCGCGCCCAGTGCCATCTGCTCCGGCGAGCGGGCGTGACGCTGTGCCGCAGCTGCCGGAATAATCAGTAACGAAGTAATCAGCAACACGCCGACGATTTTCATCGCCACTGCGATCACCACGGCGATCAGCAACATCAGCACCAAACGCAACGCCGCCACCGGCAAACCTTCAACCTTGGCCAGTTCTTCGTGCACGGTGATCGCCAGCAAGGGTCGCCACAGTGTGACCAGCAGTGCCAGCACCACCGCGCTACCGCCGAGGATCCAGGCCAGATCGGTCGGGCTGATCGCCAGCAGGTCGCCGAACAGATAGGCCATCAGGTCGATCCGTACTTCATGCATGAAGCTTAGTACCACCAGCCCCAGAGAGAGCGTGCTCGGTGCGAGAATGCCCAACAGCGTGTCGGAGGCCAATGGTTGCCGTTGTTGCAGCGTTACCAGCAACACTGCCAGCAACAGGCAGCCTACGGTGACAGCCACGGTCGGGCTGACATCCAGCAGAAAGCCCAGCGCTACGCCAAGCAGGGCGGCGTGAGACAGGGTGTCGCCGAAATAAGCCATGCGCCGCCAGACCACGAACGAACCCAGCGGGCCCGCGACCAGCGCCAGGGCCAAACCTGCAAGCAGGGCGAAGAGCAGAAAATCAGCCATGCTTGCAGCTATCTCC from Pseudomonas sp. GGS8 harbors:
- a CDS encoding PA5502 family lipoprotein, encoding MKPFASRYLLLVAFSLLLGACQSTPPAATEAPDARATAIAQLEQSLASSELATAEDQLAALQAESPNDQSLEQYQRQLAEAYLLRSQIVLQKGDVNAAATALSRARVLMPKAPALTGGVNNAIVHARKAELDKAEAALKAAEAKPQAKVIDPTAESTTVALNLTDMSKLRRQLDAIATDVVNYQCDVSIQVPRTQDYPWLATLLTKRVKKLDSGFDLKLQKQILRNIPAQMVLSPRKP
- the znuB gene encoding zinc ABC transporter permease subunit ZnuB encodes the protein MADFLLFALLAGLALALVAGPLGSFVVWRRMAYFGDTLSHAALLGVALGFLLDVSPTVAVTVGCLLLAVLLVTLQQRQPLASDTLLGILAPSTLSLGLVVLSFMHEVRIDLMAYLFGDLLAISPTDLAWILGGSAVVLALLVTLWRPLLAITVHEELAKVEGLPVAALRLVLMLLIAVVIAVAMKIVGVLLITSLLIIPAAAAQRHARSPEQMALGASLLGMLAVCGGLALSWFKDTPAGPSIVVAAAALFLLSFVLPRRGV